A single region of the Biomaibacter acetigenes genome encodes:
- the jag gene encoding RNA-binding cell elongation regulator Jag/EloR — translation MKSVEKQAKTVDEAIELALKELNIKKEKAKIEVLEEGNRGILGFLSKAARVRVTQKDNPGERAVEFLKGLVKHFKIDPKIEMHEEDKDTIKITFEGKNVGALIGKHGSTLDAIQYLTSLVANRGNENYKRIILDAEDYRKKREEALERLAKNMARRVKETKKSVILEPMLPNERRIIHTALQGDSMVNTRSIGEEPNRRVVISLK, via the coding sequence ATGAAATCCGTGGAAAAACAGGCAAAGACAGTAGATGAAGCCATTGAGCTGGCATTAAAAGAATTGAACATAAAAAAAGAAAAGGCGAAAATTGAAGTTCTGGAAGAGGGAAACCGCGGCATACTGGGATTTCTGTCTAAAGCTGCAAGGGTAAGGGTGACTCAAAAGGATAATCCTGGAGAGAGAGCCGTGGAATTTCTCAAGGGTCTGGTGAAGCATTTTAAAATAGACCCGAAGATTGAAATGCATGAAGAAGATAAGGATACCATAAAAATAACTTTTGAAGGAAAGAATGTGGGTGCCCTCATAGGAAAACACGGTAGCACCCTGGATGCTATACAGTATCTGACTTCTCTGGTGGCCAACCGTGGGAACGAAAATTACAAGAGGATTATACTGGACGCCGAAGATTATAGAAAGAAGCGAGAAGAGGCCCTGGAAAGGCTGGCGAAAAATATGGCCAGGCGGGTCAAGGAGACCAAGAAAAGTGTAATTTTAGAGCCCATGCTCCCAAATGAAAGAAGGATAATACATACGGCTCTACAGGGTGATTCCATGGTAAATACCAGGAGCATAGGAGAAGAGCCCAACAGGAGAGTCGTGATATCGTTAAAGTAA